One segment of Carya illinoinensis cultivar Pawnee chromosome 13, C.illinoinensisPawnee_v1, whole genome shotgun sequence DNA contains the following:
- the LOC122292470 gene encoding dimethylnonatriene synthase-like, with product MVMTMEFSSDHVQTIVQLLALLVIIRSVLKLASRASKKKGDAKESLGPVPEPPGALPLIGHLHLLTGQAQEPVARILGGLADRFGSLFSLRFGHYNLLVVSSAEMVKECLATNDRVFATRANLAVGKYLGYNNAMFALAPYGQYWRDMRKISIQELLSNHAVERRRHLRSSEVESLIKDVHSLATNNEVVNISHRLEEMAYNIILKVLVGKRFSSGEYAEKNSEANLIRSGINEALYLSGVFVLSDAIPYLEWMDFQGHVGSMKKTAKKIDCALDVWLAEHLRQKRERENTDGDESDLMDAMLSSLPEDAVISGHTRDTIIKATTMILILTGAGSTAVTLTWVLSLLLNNPTVLKAAQEEIDIQVGKDKWVQESDIKNLNYLQAIVKETLRINPAGPVTGIREAMEDCTLGGYHVPKGTRMIINIWKLQRDPRVWPDATEFRPERFMKTSHHDHADSSISSDANVLGKQFEYAPFSYGRRSCPGGNFGLQVIYLALARLLQGFEMATVGGMKVDMREGLGLALPKAEPLQLILKPRLPMELY from the exons ATGGTAATGACCATGGAGTTTTCCTCTGATCATGTCCAAACAATTGTTCAGCTTTTAGCTTTGCTAGTGATCATCCGTAGTGTCTTAAAACTTGCATCACGGGCCAGCAAGAAGAAAGGCGATGCCAAAGAAAGCCTTGGACCAGTCCCTGAACCACCAGGGGCATTGCCCTTGATAGGGCACCTCCATCTTCTTACAGGCCAAGCACAAGAACCAGTTGCTCGCATTCTTGGGGGCTTGGCCGATAGATTTGGCTCATTATTCTCGCTCAGGTTCGGCCACTATAACCTCTTGGTGGTGAGCAGCGCCGAGATGGTGAAGGAGTGCTTGGCTACCAACGACAGGGTTTTTGCTACGAGGGCAAACCTCGCAGTAGGAAAATACTTGGGCTACAACAACGCTATGTTTGCGCTCGCTCCTTATGGGCAATACTGGCGTGACATGAGGAAGATATCCATCCAAGAACTTCTTTCAAACCATGCAGTTGAAAGGCGGAGGCATCTCCGATCCTCAGAAGTGGAGTCCCTGATAAAAGACGTGCACTCGCTGGCTACAAACAACGAGGTGGTGAATATCAGCCATCGGCTTGAGGAAATGGCTTACAACATCATCCTCAAGGTGCTTGTTGGGAAGCGATTCTCCTCTGGTGAATATGCAGAAAAGAACAGCGAGGCGAATCTTATCAGAAGTGGTATAAACGAGGCTTTGTATCTGAGCGGAGTTTTTGTGTTGTCGGACGCCATTCCATATCTTGAATGGATGGACTTCCAAGGCCATGTTGGTTCCATGAAGAAAACTGCTAAGAAAATTGATTGTGCGCTTGATGTTTGGCTTGCTGAACATCTCCGACAGAAACGGGAACGTGAAAATACTGATGGTGATGAGAGTGATTTAATGGATGCCATGCTTTCAAGCCTTCCGGAGGATGCTGTGATTTCGGGCCATACACGTGATACTATCATCAAGGCGACGACAATG ATTCTCATCCTAACAGGCGCAGGAAGCACAGCTGTTACACTAACTTGGGTACTCTCCTTGCTGTTAAACAACCCTACAGTGCTAAAGGCTGCCCAAGAAGAGATAGACATCCAGGTAGGGAAAGATAAATGGGTGCAAGAATCTGATATCAAGAACTTAAACTACCTGCAAGCCATTGTCAAGGAAACCCTACGAATAAACCCAGCTGGTCCCGTCACAGGAATTCGAGAGGCCATGGAAGACTGCACACTCGGAGGCTATCATGTTCCCAAGGGCACTCGCATGATCATTAATATATGGAAGCTGCAAAGGGACCCTCGAGTGTGGCCAGACGCAACTGAATTTCGACCCGAGAGGTTTATGAAAACTTCTCATCATGATCATGCAGACAGCAGTATAAGTAGTGATGCTAATGTCTTGGGGAAGCAGTTTGAGTACGCTCCGTTTAGTTATGGCAGAAGGTCATGCCCCGGAGGTAATTTTGGGTTGCAAGTAATTTACCTGGCTCTGGCTCGTTTGCTTCAAGGATTTGAGATGGCAACCGTGGGAGGTATGAAGGTGGATATGCGTGAAGGACTGGGATTAGCTTTGCCAAAGGCCGAGCCTCTGCAACTTATACTCAAGCCCCGCCTTCCAATGGAGctctattaa